Part of the Phocoena phocoena chromosome 8, mPhoPho1.1, whole genome shotgun sequence genome, TCGATCCCATCATCCAGGCGGTGCGATCAATCGTGCGACCCCCGCCCCGCCACCCGCCCCCAGAGTGGGCTCCTCTCCTGCAGACCCCGGTCTGTCTAAGATCCCGGCCACTATTAGGTTCTGACCCTACCTTCACCCCCACCTGTCTTGCAggcccccagcccttcccctgcGTCTCCCTTTCCTGCCCTCGCCTCTCCTCCGCAGTCCTGGCCCATCGCCTGCCAGCTCCCATTCGTCACCCTTTCCACGCCTGGGCCAAGCAGTCCAGCTTGGGGGGAGGGAGCCTGGCACCTCCCTTGGCTCTTACCCCTCGGTTTCTCACAGGACGTGTGTCCCCTTGCCGAGTTGAGGGCGGCTGGCCTGGAGTGAGTGAGGGTTgtgttgggggaggagggaatgggctggggaaggggaccTGAGGAGCATTGGAGCTTGCGCCCGTTAACTTCTTGTGTCCACAGGCCTGTGGGACACTATGAAGAGGTGGAGCTGACTGAGAGCAGTGTGAACCCGGGCCCTGAGCGCATCGGGCCCCACTGCTTCGAGCTGCTGCGCGTGCTGGGCAAGGGGAACTATGGCAAGGTACCggccctcctccttcctcactgGCCTCACAGCCTTAGTCTTGCTGCACCAAAGGGTCTCAAAACAAATTAGACTTATAGAGACTTCTGTGGCGGTCcagtgcttccaatgcagggggcagggattcgatccttggtcggggaactaagatcgcacatgccccgcagccaaaaagttaaaagaaaaaaaagtttgactTGTACATCCTCTTAGAATCGGACTTGAAATCTTTACCGCCCCACTCCTGGGTGGGCCTCTCGGTCCCAGTACCAGAGCTTCAGGGTAGGGCTTTTTGAAGATAGAATATGGAGAGGGAGGTTGATCCTGTCTCCCCTGCCCTGCAGGTGTTCCAGGTGCGAAAGGTGCAGGGCACCAATGTGGGCAGAATATATGCCATGAAAGTCCTGAGGAAGGTGAGTCATTCGTTCAGCCGACAGATCCTCACCCAGTGGCTGCCATTCCCAATGTACTACAGTGGCCTTTGGGAGACAGCAGTGAACGTAGTGGAGGAGATGACCACTATCTTGAGCACTTGCTTGTTTATTGTCAGTAGCAATTACATTGTTCCGCAGTATATTCTCAACCATGGGCAGTATTGCCTCCCAGGCAACGTCTGGCAATGTTGGCAGTGTCGATGTACATTTCTGAGTCACGACTAGAGAGGGGCTGCCACAGGCATCCAGTGGGTTGAGCCCAGGGATTCTGCTAAAGGTCTTACAATGCAAAAGACAGCCCCCCACGGCAAAGAATTATCTGCCCCAAATGTCACGAATGTGGAAGTTGAGAAACACGGTGCTACTAGAATAAACCAGTCCCTGGAAAGGATGGTTGCTGATAGCTGCAGAATTATGGAGAAATACAATGGGGTGATAGAGAATGGCTGAAGGGTAATGGCTGGAGGGACTGAGGGAGTCCTGGGGGCCCACCTTCTAACTGATCCCTGCCTCTGCAGGCCAAAATTGTGCGCAACGCCAAGGACACGGCACACACGCGGGCTGAACGGAACATTCTAGAGTCAGTGAAGCACCCCTTCATTGTGGAACTGGCCTATGCCTTCCAGACTGGTGGCAAACTCTACCTCATCCTGGAGTGCCTCAGTGGTATGAGTGCGGGCCCATCTGGGGTGTGGGCAAGGCCAGGGAaccagcacagggagctctggggGGAGCTGGGAGAGACGTGGTATGTAGAATGGCCAGGGGGGCCCCACCTCATCCATCCCTCTGtccgttcgttcattcattcattcattcagcaaacgtcTGTCCAGTGCCTCTTGTATCCCTCACCGGTGTTGGGGGTGGATGGGAATGGTGGGAGTTTGTATAGATGTCCAGAGGGTTGTTTTGTCCATTTCCAGTAGCCCTTCATGTGCTGGTCCCCCCTTCTGTGTGCCCTGCATCCAGTCAGATCCCAATCCAGACGGTTCATTCTCTGCAGTGTCCTCTATCCTCTCTGCTCTCTTGGGCGGAGGGGAGGCGTCACAGTTGTTTCTTAACTGGCCTCAAAGCCTCCAGCTCACCCTCTTCCTAGTGTCTCCTCCACCAACTTCCAGGGTCATCGTCTCAGAGCACGGGATTGCCCCCAACACTCCTACTCAGAATTCCATGGCTCCCTGCAACTGCCCGGATCAAGCCTGGCCTCCTTGGCCTGGTGTCCCCTGCTCGCCATGAAGCGATCCGGGCCTGCTTTTCCTACTGACCCCATCTGTCCTGATGAGCCCTGGGAGCTTCATTTCCTGTGCTCCATCTCTGCATCCCCTTTAAGTCTCACCGCTGCCAGGGACTTTCTCTGTCCCCTCACGCTGGGGTTAACTGTGTCCTCCTGTCTCCTCTGTGAAGGTTTTGGTAGGCTCTCAGGGCCGTTGCCTCAGTCTGGCACATTGGAGCAGCTGTGTGCGTGTCTGTCTCCCCAGTAGACTGAGCGTCCTGCGGGCAGTGGCTGGGGCTCCTCACCTCTGTCCCCAGCTtcacccagcacagggccaggcaccGAGTAGGCGTCGGTAGACGTTTGCTGAATTGAATTGAGTCCCCACGGCAGCTCTGGGAGGCAGGTAGGGCGGGAATTACGAGCCCCACTCTCCCCGAGAAGAAACCAAGGCTCGGCGAGCAGAGGAGCTTGGTCCCAGCACACAGCTGCTGACATGTTTGTGTCACAGGCGGCGAGCTCTTCACACATCTGGAGCGAGAGGGCATCTTCCTGGAAGACACGGCCTGGTGGGTGTtacctccagcctctctcctgaGGGGGTCCAGGGACCCCTCCCCACCAGGGCCTGgctccaccccccccacccccccccccgttgCCTTCACCCTGTCCTGTCTCTGCAGTTTCTACCTGTCAGAGATCACACTGGCCCTGGGCCATCTCCACTCCCAAGGCATCATCTACCGGGATCTCAAACCTGAGAACATCATGCTCAACAGCCAGGGTGCGCATGTGTGGGGAGGGCTGAGCCCCGCGGGGTGGCCCGGGGTCCTGACCGACCCGCCCTAACATTCTTCCCCAGGCCACATCAAACTGACGGACTTCGGCCTCTGCAAGGAGTCGATTCACGAGGGTGCCGTCACCCACACCTTCTGCGGCACCATCGAGTACATGTAAGCGGCAGCCGGCTGGGCCCAGGGGTCGGGAGGACAACCGGGCAGGGCTCAGCCTGACTGACGGTTCCACCCGGCCCCCAGGGCCCCTGAGGTTCTGGTGCGCAGTGGCCACAACCGGGCGGTGGACTGGTGGAGCTTGGGGGCCCTGATGTACGACATGCTCACTGGATCGGCAAGTCCGGCCTCCTCGGGAGGGTGGGCATGGGGGCGGGAGGAGGGCCCCCTCCCGGGGCAGGGGCGGGCCCGGTGGGAGGCCCGCAAGGCTCCTCTCACCCTCTGCCTTCTCCAGCCACCCTTCACTGCAGAGAACCGGAAGAAAACCATGGATAAGATCATCAGAGGGAAGCTGGAGCTGCCCGCCTACCTCACCCCAGATGCCCGGGACCTCGTCAAAAAGGTGGGCTCCCTCCTGCCCTTGGTCCGGCCCCCGTCTCTTCTCCCAGGCCCTGCATAGGCTCCTGAGTCTCCCTGGGCCAGGGTTGCTGGAgctccccactccccttcccccacctgtACGATGTCCCTTTGGGACGAGGAGCATTGGCTGTGAGGTGTGAGACGTCAGCTCTGGCGCGGACCAGCTGCCGACCTTGGCCAGGTCCCTAGTCTGAGTCCTACTCAGCGAGGCCTGCACCACGCACTAGCCGCTCTCCTCAAAAAGTCGGTCACTGGGGATCAAAGTGGGAGGCTAGGCACCCCATCCAGATTGTGAGTTGGATCCCCACGAATGTGCCCTGGGGTGGTGCCAGCAAAGGCTTTGTGGAGAAGGGGCCATGGGACCAAACCTTGGAAATCCTGAGGGTGTCAGTAGGTGGAGACCACACTCCAGGGCCCCCAGCGCAAGCCACGACCCCTTTCTcacctttccccaccccctgggGCCACTCGGAAGCAATCGGTACCTCCGCCCGagaccctcaccccctgcccttGTCCTGCAGTTTCTGAAGCGGAATCCCAGCCAACGTATCGGGGGTGGCCCCGGGGACGCCGCTGATGTGCAGGTGGGTCTGGGACCATTACGAGGGGACAGGGCTGAGCCCCCAGGGGTGTCTGGGTGCAGGGGGCAGGGCCCTAGAGCAGAGGGGGTTTCTGAGGGAGCCACGGAGCGTGAAATGTTGGCACGTTTGGGGGCACTCTGCCCACAGAGGCACCCCTTCTTCCGGCACGTTAACTGGGATGACCTCCTGGCCCGCCGAGTGGACCCCCCTTTCCGGCCGTCCCTGGTGAGTGGAGGTCCCACTGGCCTGGGGGCGGGTGGAGGCTCCTGTCCTGGACACCCCTGACTCTCCCCCCGGGGTGCCCACAGCAGTCGGAGGAGGATGTGAGCCAGTTTGACTCCCACTTCACGAGGCAGACGCCGGTGGACAGTCCAGACGACACGGCCCTCAGTGAGAGCGCCAACCAGGCCTTCCTGGTGAGGTCTGGGGGCCTGAGGGTTACAGGGACTCGGGCAGGGGTGTGGCCAAGGAGCGGTGGACCCTGAGCTTTgcctggccccgcctctgcccccTAGGGCTTCACGTACGTGGCGCCCTCCGTCCTGGACAGCATCAAGGAGGGCTTCTCCCTCCAGCCCAAGCTGCGCTCCCCCAGGCGCCTCAACGGCAGCCCCTGGACCCCCATCAGGTACCGCGGGGCGGGGGTCGTTCTAGCTTTGGCTCTGCCGTCAACCCCAGGGCTGCCTTGGCCGTCTCTGAACCAGCCTCAGCCTCTGTTTCTCCGTCTACCATGGGGACTTCTATGGCAGGGGCCGCCTGGGTGGGCACTTGACTGCATCCTGGGCCCGTGCCAGTAAATGCTGActctgcctcggtttcccctGCAGCCCCCTGAAGTTCTCGCCCTTTGAGGGATTCCGGCCCAGCCCCGGCCCACCGGAGCCCCTGGAGCCCCCTCTACCCCCTCTcttgctgccgccgccgccactACCGCCGCCCTCGagcactgcccccctccccatccGACCCCCTTCAGGGACCAAGAAGTCCAAGAAAGGCCGTGGGCGCCCCGGGCGCTAAGAGGGTGGGTAGAGATGAGGGCAGTGGGACCCCGGGCCAGTTCCAGAGACCTGGGGCTGTGCCAAGGGGTACAGGAGCGAGTGTGCGTGAGCGTGTCTCTGCTGGGGGTGGCCGTGCCCCTGAATCATGAACACGAAGGACTGCAGACTACGGCTGCCGGTCGAGGGGGGCTGCCCCCCTGGCCTCCCGCAGTTGAGCTGTGCCCTTGGATTATTAAAGTGTTCAATCATGGCACTGACCTGGTTTCTCCTTTGGACTTCTGGGGCAGGGGCGGGTGGGGTCGTGCCGGGAGGAGTCCCTGCTAAGGGATGGGAGGGGCCGTGACAGGACCACAGAACAGCGGCGGGCCGGAGGGGTTTTATTTCAGATGGCTGCCCAGTGCCCCCTGGGGACGGATGGCCTTCCTGGAGGGGCCAGGGATACACAGACTTGGGGACTAGAACTCGTGGCGGGGAGTGACTGTCTGAGGCTCTCCAGGCGGGGGTGTGGGTCACATGCGCCCAGGGCAGGCTGTGTCCAGCCATGGCAGCTCAGGAAGCAGAGGCACAGTGGCCAGGATGTGGCGCCAGGGCTGGCTCCTACAGCGCGGTGACATGGAGGCCCCGGCTCCCAGCCGCCCTAGTGCTGTCGTCCCAGGCCGCGCTGCCAGCAAAGGCATGCAGCTCACTCAGCAGGGCCTCGGCGCTGCCCCCGGAGCCCACCGGCCCCTGGGAGCCGAGGCCCAGGCCCCCTTCGGTGTCATCGTCATAGGCTTCCTCGGCCGGCTCCGGGGCCTGCTGTGGGCTGGGCCCCTCTCCACGCTGCCCCTCTTCCTGGGATTCACGCTCCTCTTGGCCACCACCCAGGTCGCAGTCATCTTCCACGTCCCGCTCATCCTCCTGCCGCTCCGGGTCCTCTTCTGGCGACCCCAGCTCAGCCCGGAGCCAGCGGCCTGGCGGGCTGGCCCAGAGCAGGCGGCGAGTGTGGCCCCACAGCGCGGCGCCCAGGCGGGCCGGGTGGTAGTAGCCCCCCGAGTCCCGGCTCAGGCGGCACCAGGCCAGCGCCAGGCCAGTGgccagcagcagaagcagcagcagcagcaggaccaCGGTGACCGAGGAGCTGGAGCCCGGGCTGTCCTCGGCGCCGCGGCCTGAGCCCAGGGCCCCTGGCAGGGACAGCAGCGTCCAGAGCCCTAGGACGCAGCGCAGGTCCTGGGGGGGAGACAGGAAGGCGCTCATTGCCTGCGGTTGGTGGCCTCTTGGGTAAGATGGGGACAGTCAAGCAGAAAAGCCCTTGTCAGTAAGGCCTCTCCTGGCTCTGTGATGTCCGCCAGCGATGCGTCCTCCTGCCTctggcctccctctctcccactgcaCCACGTAAGCCAGCTCCTGCCTGGGGCCTGTGCACCGGCTgtcccctctgtctggaatgctccATCCCCCCCGAGAGCCACATGGCTCCCTGCTCACCCTGGCTCAAGGCACCTCAGTGCAGCCTAAGCTGGCCTGGATTAGTACCCTGACATTCATCCCCGCAGCCCAGCCCTGCTTTACCCTCCTACCCCCTCCCCGACACAGGAGATAACTGCCCGTTTAGTATgcttattcttttctcttccccccAGGAAGATGGGGTTCTTTTTGGCTTAAGCACCTAAACAATTCCTAGCGCTGAGTAGGCACTCAAGAAATatctgtagggacttccctggtggcgcagtggttaagaatccgcctgccaatgcaggggacatgggttcgagccctggtccgggaagatcccacatgccgcggagcaactaagcctgtgcgccacgactactgagcctgcgtgccacaactacgcgCCTAGaaaccgtgctccgcaacaacagaagccaccgcaatgagaagcccgtgcaccgcaacgaagagtagcagccagaaataagtaaattaataaaaaaaaaaaaaagaaatatctgtaaAGACTCTGCCCCCAGGAGGAGGGGACGGAAGGGAAGGAAGGCACCTGCAAGGCTGGTGTTGGAGCTGGCTCTTCCTGAGGCCCAGGATGGGGGGACCGAGCCCGAGGCAACTGTGTAGCCTCCATTTGGCCAGGTCCCAGGATGGGGGTCACTGagacccctcttcctccctcccagccacAGGGACTGCCCCATGGGGACTGCCCTAGCTGCAGCATTTCCGTTCAACTCTCCGTCCCTGGGGCCTCGGGCCTCgcagggccaggggctggggcaggcggGTGCAGCTGCCAGAGGAAGCCTGCGGTCGGAACAAGGCAGGTCGGGGGGGTGCGTGGGGGGAGGGGTGCCGAGATGCGAGCAAGCCATCTCCCACCCCACACTGTCTGCCCAGGCTCCAGGGATGCGAGTAGAGGCCGTGCCGAGCCCCAGCTCCCGAGCAGAGCAGGTGAGAGTCCACCTGGGGGTCTTGAAGGGGGCTCGGGCATGGAGTGGGGCACTGGGGGGCCACCCCCTGAATCTGAGGGAGGCCCAGGTCTGATGTGAGGTGAGAGGAAGGCCCAGCTTCTGCCCTGGGCTCATCCCGGGTGTCTCGCCTCTGTCCCCTGCCTGGCTGCTCCTGCCCCTGGGCCCGCGGGGGGTCCTTCCTTAGCTCCTGGGGCCTAGACATTCCAGCCCTGACCTCCTGTGGCCCCCACCCCAAGGACCCAGCAGGCTCCAGGCTCACCATCGGTCTGCTGGCCTCTCAGCGCCGGGTGCCCACCTCCAGCCCTGGCCGTGTGGAGCGAGAAATGAGCTTGCGCTCTCGACGCACCTGGGGTTAACTCGGCGCTTCCGCTTCCTGCCCACAACATCCCGCTCAGCCCTCCCTGCAACAGGACCCTCGtcgctcccccaccccaccccacccccgaccccgggGCCTCTCAGAACCACCCTGATCCACACCAGATCCTCACCGGCCTCTCCCTGGGCCAGGCTGGGACTATGGGGGGCAGTGCAGGGGATGTTCACGGTCCCCCAGACCTTTCTCACATTTATGATCCATGGGGGTGCCCTATGTCCCCCCCCCCCAGGGGTCCAGACTTCCTTTCCCAGTCCCACCCTTGCAGCAGAAGGGCAAACCTGGCTTTtagaaagagaattttatttggaATGAAAATATAGAGCCCATCCCTCCTGCTTCctcaggggagggagcaggggggctgggtgggggtgggggagatggtgCCTCAGAGTAGAAGCTCTCCTGGGTACAAAAACCCTCCCCAGTAACAATGCCCAAAGCCAGGCGGTGGCTCCAGCCTAGGCCCACAGGATGGCTCAGGGTGTGGACTGGTCCCTGAACCTGCCCCAGAAACCCTCAGCGGGGGCAGGGGCAGCCAGCCGGAGTCAGTGTGACCCGCCAGCAGAGGCTGAGTGAGAAAGGGGTGGGCGGAGGAGGTGAATGGGGAGTGTCATCCACTGGGCCCAGTTCTAGGCGTCTCCATTTTCCACGCGGCCGAGCTGCTCCTCCAGGCGGCAGATGCGATCCCCCTGCTCCTTGACCAGCGCTCTCAGTGCTCGCAGCTCCTGCATCACCTCCTCCAGCTTCCCAGCCTCCTGCAGGGACATGAGCCGGGGCAGGGGTTTCGGAGCTGCAGCCCTCCCCAAATCTACTATCAGGCAGAGgggacctgaggcccagagaggggcagtgagTGGTTCAGGCAGGCACAGCAGACCTGGGCAACACCCGAGCTTCCCAACACCACCCTGAGCTGAGGGGCACCTACCCCGGCTCCGGCCAGGCTGCCGCCAGGGGCGGCAATACTGGTGAAGGCAGCAGGCGTGGAGGCCCCCGGGCGGGGGGAGCCAGGGGCCGCGGCGGGCCGGCTGTCTGATAACACGTTGCGCCGGTTGACCTTCAGGTCCCGCTGTTTGCTGGGCACGTAGGCTTCCCGCAGGGAGATGAGGATGGGGTTGGCATCCCGCCCGCTCACCCACTCCTCTGCCTCCAGGGCCGCCTCAGGCCCAGCTGTGTCGGGGTACAGATCATCCTGGAAGAGGTCCGACTGGGCCGGGGGGAGGTCTGGGTCAGCTGGGGCCCACCTGCAGGGTCCTCTCGTCTGGACCCTGAGTGGCCACCTCCTCAACACTCTCCTGGCCTTCAGGCTTGCACCCTGTCAACCCATCTTCCCATGGCCTGACCCCTAGTGACATTTCTAAAGCTCAAATCTGTTCTTTCACTTCCCTCTGGACACCACCGACAGCTTCCTCTGAAGATTCCCCCCACCTTCCCAAGCAGGGGCTACCTACGTGGCTCTGTGGGACTCTGGGAGCCACGTCTGTGCCCTGTGGACAGTGAGTTCCTGGGGCTGGCCCCGTTGAACTCGCCCTCAGCTCTGCTCCCTGGACGTGCCTGGCATGCTACCCTGTGCCCTCAGTAAACGCTGGCTGGAGAGAAATGAAGCACGTTCAAGGCTCTCAGCTGGGGCTCTGAGGCCGAGCCACATGTGGCCGAATCCCCACCTCACAGGAGCCTCCGCTGCAGCCAGACTCCCCGCTCCTTTCCATTCCCACCTCTGTGCTTTCGCCTGGCTTACTACACACCCCTCATTTGGAGGCCCTGCCCCAGCCATGCTGTTGGTCCTGCCTTGCCTCCTACAGGGAGACCTCCAAGGCTGCCCGGTATCTGTCTCCTGTGGCTCATGCAGAGTGAGACCTCAGTTCACCCTGTGTCTCATCCCTGCCTGGCCCTCGCTGGGCACGCTGGCATCTATCCAGCCCGCTGACTACACCCACACTCGGCCATGTCCCATTCACAAGCCTCACCTTGGTCACCCCTGTGTGGTCTGTCTGCTAGAAAGGGAGTGGGTGGGCAGGGAACCAGGTGGCCTCACCTTTCGTGGCACAGTCATGACAATGGGCTCACACTTGCGCTCATGCAGTTTGTAGAACCTGGGaaagggcggggagggaggacCCATGGGTGGAACCTGCCCCCTACCAGCTCTCCCAGCTCCCTGTGCCCTCCCCTTCCAGTCCTTACCCGGGCCCCTCCCACAGGCTGACTCCTGACCCCGGGGCCCCCCTGGGCCAGTTCCTGCTCCCGAGGAGCCCCCTACATCCACCTTCTTACCGGGCAATCTCGCACTTGCTGACCTCCAAGCCCCTCTTGGGCATGCTGCCCATGCCCCTCTGGGGCTCTTTGCTGGTGAACGTGTTCAGGAAGTGGATGTAGGGGGGCTCGTCTGTGATCTCAAAGTACCGGATGCTGGAGTCACCCTgcagggtgggaggggccagGGGTCAGCACCTGGGCCTGCCTATCTCTTCCCTgtccccagcagccctgcccaGCTCTACCTTGCCGCAGACGTAGACCACGTTGGTGTCAGGGTCGTAGAAGGGCAACAGAGCCCCGTTGCTAGAGTCCAACTCCTGCAGGGCCATGGGCTCCCCGAAGTTTTCCTGGCACATGGGTTGAGGGGCAGTCAGGCCAGGCCAGAacctgccctctcccctcactGTCCTAACCCCTCACTGGGACTGGCCCCAGCTAGCCTCACAAGCTGGCTGGCACTGCCCCTACCACTGCCACCCTTTGCCCACACGGTGTAGCCCCGCCAGGCCCTCctggctcccctccctccactcccacgGTCCCATTTTCCCCGCCTACTCCAGGCCTTCAGACTACGGCCAGGCCACCAAGCAAGTACTGAGAAAGCCCCCACCACGTGGGAGCCAGGGGTGCCGGGCAGCGCTAGCTGCTGTCTCAGAGGGGCCCCCGGAGGTCGCCAGACAGAAGGTTAAGCCTGTGGGACAGAGCACGTCACAGGAAAGgctggaagccttcctggagaagGGGACCTCTGCACTGGGCCTCGAAGGACAGCCGAGTgttaacagacaagcaaaggagGGAAGGGCCTTTCAGGGGCAAGAACACTGTGGGCAGACACGGAGGCAGATGGAGGCGGTGGGGGAAGCCAGAGAGcagtgggcagggagaggagaagctGGCAGGGCTCCAGGTCCTGGGTGCCTCAGGTGCCAGGCTGAGAACCTGGGAACGACAGGCCTCTCCAGGTGACCCCGCCCTCCTCGCCCAGGGTGGAGCCCGTCTTGAGGCTACCCGCTTGGGCCGGCCGGGCCACTCACTGGGTCCCAGAGAGCCAGCTGCCGCTCGCTCATGCGGCTGAAGCCCGTGGTGAACACCTTGCCGTCTGCCAGGAAGATGGCCCGCATGGGCCGGGCCCCCTCGTGAGCCTTCTCCCGCTCCTGCTGGGGAGATGGAGCGGTCAGTGTGGAGCCCCAAGAGAGCCCCTCGGCCAGTCTGCGGCCATCCTCACCCTCCAGGGCCACGTACCGTCACCAGAGTCCCCCGGCGGGGGTCAATGATGCGCACGCTCTTGTCCTTGCACGCGGTGCAGAAGAGACTGCCGTTGCGGTTCCAGCTGACGCTGTAGATGAGGTCGGGGTGCAGGCTGTCCAGGCGGTACAGCTCCTCCGCCGTGCCCACGTTCCAGATGAGCACCACGTTGTCGCAGCCTGCCGAGCGGGGGGCCATCAGCTCTGACCACCCTCCTGGGACCCGACCCGGCACTTGACCTCTGTGGGCCTCAACCTTCCTGGGTGTCAGACGGGCCTGGGAGAGGGTGTGGGATGCTGCGGAGCTGTGCGCAtcgaggggcagggcaggggcagcggTGCAGACCTGCACTAAGCAGCACGTTGCGGGCCGTCGGGTGCCAGGTGACGATGCCCACTCGCTTGGTGTGCCCCTCTAGCACCACCACCGGCTCTGTCAGAGGGGAGACCAGCCCGTTCTCCGGGATCTGCCAcacctggggaggggtggggagggcagatgaGGCCCCTGCTTGGCCCCGCTGCCAGGAGCCTTGAGCCACATCTGCGACCCCCGCCCCATCACAGCCCCATGCCTCACCATGACCGTGCAGTCCTCCGAGCCGCTGGCGATGACTTCGTCATTGTGGGGACACCAGTCGATGTCCAGGACAGGTCCTGTGTGTCCGCACACTGTCGGGTAGGCCTTGTCAATGCGGCCGGTCTGCAGGCATGAGGGGGGCAGTCAAGGGGGACCCAAGATGCCCAGGCTCCATCCCTCCCAGAACTTCAGCCCTCCCCTCTGTGGACAGGGAATGATGTGGTTGGCCTGGCCCACAGGTGGCCCAGATGTGACTCTCACCCTGCCTCCTCCTGACCCACCTCTTCCTCACAGGTGTCACCAGGTGAGCAGGATATGTTTGTTGCCTCTGACCCTGACTCTGTGGCAATAAAAAACAGGCTTTCCCTATCGGTGCTAACACCTCCCAGACGGTAAATGTGGATTACGACACCTGCCGGGCAGCGTGGGGATGGGCAAATTATGGGTTGTGAAGGGAGCAGAGAGACCTGGCAGATGCGACCAAGCTGGCTCCAGTCTCCTCCCAGCCCCGATGGGGCCCACCTTGCTTAGGGGGAGCACCAGGAAGGCGCCTCCACCGCTGGCCTCCACAATCACTGCCAGGAACTTGGGGTTGACGGCACAGAAGGTGCTGTCCCAGGTGACACGGGACACTCGAATGTCCTCATAGCACTGGTCATTCTTGACAGGCTGCCCGAACACGTGTCGGAATTTGCTCTGCCGAACCACTTTGCGGAACATGACTGCAGGGTGGGGAAGCGGAGGTCAGCCTCTGCCCATCCCAACAACCCCCAAGCCTCCCAGCACTGCAcgaagggagtggggaggatgCGACAGGGCGCCTGTGCCTGATAACCTGCCTGGCTCCCGGTTTCCCAAGTCACAGGACAGGGTCACAGGGCTGACCTGGCCGCCTCTCCCCAAGGGAGGATCTGAAGGCAGAAATGCATTGACCTCCTGCAGAACCACTGCTGAGTCCTGAGGGGCTCTGCTGGACGCTACCCAGGGCGTCTCCCCGGCCTCTGGTATGCgtgtggaggagggggaaggtgCCCGAGCCAGTGCAAGCTTAGCTCCTTGGTGGGTCCTAGTCAGTTCCCAGCAGGCTCCTTCCTGCCCAGGATTTGGAAGCAGGGTGATGGGGAGGACAGACAGAGGAGGCCAGAATGATCTCCGTTGTGGGTCCGCGCTAGGCCACAGTTCTGGGTCCCACGGAATGTGCAGTGCCTGCAGGAATGTGCAGGGAGCCCCAAGCCGGTCCAGGGGGCCGGGCAGGACTGGGCGGGGGTCGGGACGCCGCTCCCAGCCACAGAGCATCCCAGAGAGCCCTCAGAGCGGGGGTCCAAGGTGAAGCAGGA contains:
- the RPS6KB2 gene encoding ribosomal protein S6 kinase beta-2: MAAVFDLDLETEEGSEGEGEPEFSPADVCPLAELRAAGLEPVGHYEEVELTESSVNPGPERIGPHCFELLRVLGKGNYGKVFQVRKVQGTNVGRIYAMKVLRKAKIVRNAKDTAHTRAERNILESVKHPFIVELAYAFQTGGKLYLILECLSGGELFTHLEREGIFLEDTACFYLSEITLALGHLHSQGIIYRDLKPENIMLNSQGHIKLTDFGLCKESIHEGAVTHTFCGTIEYMAPEVLVRSGHNRAVDWWSLGALMYDMLTGSPPFTAENRKKTMDKIIRGKLELPAYLTPDARDLVKKFLKRNPSQRIGGGPGDAADVQRHPFFRHVNWDDLLARRVDPPFRPSLQSEEDVSQFDSHFTRQTPVDSPDDTALSESANQAFLGFTYVAPSVLDSIKEGFSLQPKLRSPRRLNGSPWTPISPLKFSPFEGFRPSPGPPEPLEPPLPPLLLPPPPLPPPSSTAPLPIRPPSGTKKSKKGRGRPGR
- the CORO1B gene encoding coronin-1B, giving the protein MFRKVVRQSKFRHVFGQPVKNDQCYEDIRVSRVTWDSTFCAVNPKFLAVIVEASGGGAFLVLPLSKTGRIDKAYPTVCGHTGPVLDIDWCPHNDEVIASGSEDCTVMVWQIPENGLVSPLTEPVVVLEGHTKRVGIVTWHPTARNVLLSAGCDNVVLIWNVGTAEELYRLDSLHPDLIYSVSWNRNGSLFCTACKDKSVRIIDPRRGTLVTEREKAHEGARPMRAIFLADGKVFTTGFSRMSERQLALWDPENFGEPMALQELDSSNGALLPFYDPDTNVVYVCGKGDSSIRYFEITDEPPYIHFLNTFTSKEPQRGMGSMPKRGLEVSKCEIARFYKLHERKCEPIVMTVPRKSDLFQDDLYPDTAGPEAALEAEEWVSGRDANPILISLREAYVPSKQRDLKVNRRNVLSDSRPAAAPGSPRPGASTPAAFTSIAAPGGSLAGAGEAGKLEEVMQELRALRALVKEQGDRICRLEEQLGRVENGDA
- the PTPRCAP gene encoding protein tyrosine phosphatase receptor type C-associated protein; amino-acid sequence: MSAFLSPPQDLRCVLGLWTLLSLPGALGSGRGAEDSPGSSSSVTVVLLLLLLLLLATGLALAWCRLSRDSGGYYHPARLGAALWGHTRRLLWASPPGRWLRAELGSPEEDPERQEDERDVEDDCDLGGGQEERESQEEGQRGEGPSPQQAPEPAEEAYDDDTEGGLGLGSQGPVGSGGSAEALLSELHAFAGSAAWDDSTRAAGSRGLHVTAL